The Novipirellula aureliae sequence TATCGGTGATCATTGTCGGTTGCCCCGATCCGGCCCCTCCGACGGTGTGGTTGCGGTCGACAGCGCTTATCGCAGCGAAGCGGAATCGACCACGATCGTCGACGCAACCCATACATCGATCCTGCGTTCTGCCGATGCCCAACAGGAACTACGAAGAATCCTGAGATTGCATCTGTCGATGCCGACCGTCATCGCTGAATCAAGCCGTTGACAAAAGAAGGCACGCTCTTTCCGAACACGTTAGAATACGATGAGATTTTGAACAACTTCGTCCAGGCCGATTCGACCGCAGAAGACAACCTCACCGAAGGGTTCCAAGAGGAGATCGACAAGGCCATCCCATCCTTTTGGCTTTTTCTGTTAAGCCACCTTTGTTCTACACGGTAGGTTAAATTGTAACGGTGGCTTCCAGCCGTAGTCGTTTTTCTCGCTGCGACCGGTAGCCACAGCCAGGTACTTTAGGAGACTAGATATGACCGTGCAAATCAATGCGAAACCACTTGCGGATTTCGACCGACCGATCGACATGTTGGTCGATTGCCACCGACGGATTGAGCATTTTCTTGGCGTGATTGTCCGAGTGCTCGAACGCTATGCGAGCCAACCGCTCGATTCCGAAGCTCGCCAAGCACTCGCCGCGGCGTTGCAGTATTTTAAAATCTCCGCCCCCAAACATACGGCCGATGAGGAACAATCGCTGTTCCCTCGGATGCAGTCGGTAGGCGCAATCACACCAAAGACAAACGAATTGCTTGAGCAGTTGCGACAAGACCACCAAACCGCTGACGAACTCCAGGGACGAATCGATCGAATCCTGGAGCAGTGGTTGGCTTCAGACGATTCACTGCCCGCTGATTCGCTTGCGACACTACGCGCGGATCTGGCGGAATTGAAGAACCACTATGCGGCCCACATCCATATGGAAGAAGAACAGATTTTCCCATCGGCAGCAAAGGCACTCAGCGAAAATCAGCTTCGTGAAATGGGGACCGAAATGCGTTCTCGGCGTGGACTCGGAAACGATCGTCACGGCAAATGACAAGTGAACATCTTGCCTGTCGCTAACTCTTTCGGCGGCGGAGCCTTGGCATGCAGACGGTAGGCGACTCTTTCGCTGACTCGTCCATCCGTTGAC is a genomic window containing:
- a CDS encoding hemerythrin domain-containing protein, with the protein product MTVQINAKPLADFDRPIDMLVDCHRRIEHFLGVIVRVLERYASQPLDSEARQALAAALQYFKISAPKHTADEEQSLFPRMQSVGAITPKTNELLEQLRQDHQTADELQGRIDRILEQWLASDDSLPADSLATLRADLAELKNHYAAHIHMEEEQIFPSAAKALSENQLREMGTEMRSRRGLGNDRHGK